A single region of the Brienomyrus brachyistius isolate T26 chromosome 10, BBRACH_0.4, whole genome shotgun sequence genome encodes:
- the rufy1 gene encoding RUN and FYVE domain-containing protein 1 has protein sequence MFVSVKMAEEAEAVSGAVNGSDGKERSFEVLAKTPEAESRKEKSGPENSWSAPIVSLARKATETLTGGVGSGAVVRDGAPGPAAAGERLTDQSAGDGATRPPEVLRDPMAVERSNLLSMMKLSVKVLIQSALSLGRSLDSEHPPLQQFLIVLEHCLKHGLKVKKSFIGQSKSIWGPLELVEKLCPESSDIATSARDLPGIKTGLGRARAWLHLALMQKKVADYMKALLDRRDLLSEFYDVGALMMEEEGIVIAGMLVGLNVIDANLCVKGEDLDTLVAVIDFSLYLKDPQNNESPKDDGKMAAILDQKHYIEELNRHLSCTVTDLQAKMDSMEKTNSKLIEELTAATDRINALREEQDQLKQENDTIIQSSKQKQEVTQQDNQVELETYRQSREGLDEMYREVWKQYKEEKRIRQELEKELHLQMGLKQEMEVAMKLLEKDIHEKQDTLAALRQQLDQVKSLNLQMFNKAQDADRIIQKKEEEAVQLEERIRQMMSATKELEDRLQASEQTRKQVDKREKDARMELEGRVDTLQKQLADLDALRLSLESDLRAEKEQRQHMQKELQREQDNSAELRTQLQQLQGLQKELQELRQEKKQLQKTCEEQEQTLQEMGLHLSQSKLKMEDFKEVNKALKGHAWLKDDEATQCKQCQKEFSIARRKHHCRNCGDIYCSHCSSHELALPSYPRPVRVCDTCHSLLLQRISSTPS, from the exons ATGTTTGTTTCGGTAAAGATGGCCGAGGAGGCCGAGGCCGTGAGCGGGGCTGTGAACGGGAGCGATGGCAAAGAGCGATCTTTCGAGGTGTTGGCTAAAACGCCGGAGGCAGAGTCGCGGAAAGAGAAGTCGGGTCCGGAAAACAGCTGGTCGGCACCCATTGTGTCTCTGGCCCGGAAAGCCACCGAAACCCTGACCGGCGGGGTCGGCTCCGGCGCTGTCGTGAGAGACGGCGCTCCGGGTCCCGCGGCTGCCGGTGAGCGACTGACCGATCAGTCCGCCGGCGATGGAGCCACCCGGCCGCCCG AAGTGCTAAGGGACCCCATGGCAGTGGAGCGCTCCAATTTACTCAGCATGATGAAGCTGAGTGTGAAGGTTCTGATCCAGTCCGCGCTGAGCCTGGGCCGCTCCCTGGACTCAGAGCACCCTCCCCTGCAGCAGTTCCTCATAGTTCTGGAGCACTGTCTGAAACACGGACTGAAAG TGAAAAAATCCTTTATTGGGCAAAGCAAATCCATTTGGGGTCCATTGGAGCTGGTGGAGAAACTGTGCCCTGAGTCGTCTGATATTGCAACCAGTGCAAGGGATTTACCCGGCATAAA GACGGGGTTGGGGCGAGCCAGGGCATGGTTACATTTGGCCCTCATGCAGAAGAAGGTGGCGGACTACATGAAGGCCCTTCTAGACCGGCGGGATCTTCTGAG TGAGTTTTACGATGTTGGAGCATTGATGATGGAAGAAGAAGGGATAGTGATTGCTGGGATGCTGGTTGGACTTAACGTCATCGATGCCAATCTCTGCGTGAAGGGAGAGGACCTGGACACACTG GTGGCTGTCATTGACTTCTCGCTGTACCTGAAGGACCCCCAGAACAATGAGAGCCCGAAGGA TGATGGGAAAATGGCCGCCATTCTGGATCAGAAGCACTATATTGAGGAACTAAACCGTCACTTAAG CTGCACTGTGACAGATCTGCAAGCCAAAATGGACTCCATGGAAAAGACCAACTCAAAGCTCATTGAAGAG CTGACCGCTGCAACGGATCGTATAAACGCTCTGAGAGAAGAACAGGACCAGCTGAAGCAGGAGAATGACACCATTATCCAGAGCAgcaaacaaaagcaggag GTGACCCAACAAGACAACCAGGTGGAACTGGAGACATACCGGCAGTCCCGGGAAGGTCTGGATGAGATGTACAGAGAAGTGTGGAAACAGTACAAGGAGGAGAAGCGCATCCGTCAG GAGTTGGAGAAGGAGCTGCACCTCCAGATGGGCCTGAAGCAGGAGATGGAGGTGGCCATGAAGCTGTTGGAGAAGGACATCCACGAGAAGCAGGACACGCTGGCTGCGCTGCGGCAGCAGCTGGACCAGGTCAAAAGTCTTAACCTACAGATGTTCAACAAGGCACAG GATGCTGACCGGATCATCcagaagaaggaggaggaggcggtGCAGCTGGAGGAGAGGATTCGCCAAATGATGTCTGCCACAAAAGAGTTGGAGGACAG GCTGCAGGCTTCTGAACAAACAAGAAAACAGGTGGACAAGAGGGAGAAGGACGCCCGCATGGAGCTGGAAGGACGGGTAGATACCCTGCAGAAGCAGCTCGCCGACCTGGATGCCCTGAG GCTGAGCCTGGAGTCGGATCTGCGTGCTGAAAAAGAGCAGCGGCAACACATGCAGAAAGAACTGCAGAGGGAACAGGACAACAGTGCAGAGCTTCGCACTCAACTTCAGCAGCTGCAGGGCCTACAGAAG GAGCTGCAAGAGCTCCGACAAGAGAAGAAGCAGCTTCAGAAGACCTGTGAGGAGCAGGAGCAGACTCTGCAGGAGATGGGCCTACACCTCAGCCA ATCCAAACTAAAGATGGAGGACTTCAAGGAGGTAAACAAAGCCCTCAAG ggCCATGCCTGGCTGAAGGATGATGAGGCCACTCAGTGTAAGCAGTGCCAGAAGGAGTTCTCGATCGCTCGTAGGAAG CACCACTGTCGCAACTGTGGTGACATCTACTGCAGTCACTGCTCCAGCCACGAGCTGGCGCTGCCCTCCTACCCGAGGCCCGTGCGG
- the LOC125750904 gene encoding proheparin-binding EGF-like growth factor: MKFVVLFTAAFALLGSASSASIDRYESEKPAQITVINMWGSHSDRRAESISDAADYERDEEYDGDEGEYDDVASGSDEINLPRVAMSSKPKDQSAVLEAERNDQANGTNRKGKRKGKGKKRDPCLKKYKAYCIHGTCQYVKELRAPSCVCFPGFAGERCHTLTLKVVTGGNYDQTTALVIMAVVLSSLCLTVIAILLAIKYHKRGAYDVENEEKVKLGTAPQH, from the exons ATGAAGTTTGTAGTCCTGTTCACCGCAGCATTCG CGCTATTGGGCTCGGCCAGCAGCGCCTCCATTGACAGGTATGAAAGCGAGAAGCCCGCTCAGATTACGGTCATAAACATGTGGGGAAGCCACAGCGATAGGCGCGCCGAAAGCATATCGGACGCGGCTGATTACGAGCGTGACGAGGAATACGACGGTGATGAAGGAGAGTATGACGACGTCGCATCTGGCTCTGATGAAATCAACCTACCCAGAG TTGCGATGTCCAGTAAACCCAAGGACCAGTCTGCAGTGCTGGAGGCAGAGAGGAACGACCAGGCAAATGGCACGAACAGGAAGGGAAAGAGGAAGGGCAAGGGCAAGAAGAGAGACCCCTGCCTTAAGAAGTACAAGGCCTACTGTATCCATGGCACCTGTCAGTACGTGAAGGAGTTACGCGCCCCGTCCTGTGT ATGCTTCCCAGGGTTTGCGGGAGAGCGATGCCACACGCTAACCCTGAAAGTAGTGACGGGAGGGAATTATGACCAGACAACAGCCTTAGTCATCATGGCAGTGGTCCTGTCTTCGCTATGCTTGACTGTCATCGCTATTCTCCTGGCAATTAA GTATCACAAGAGAGGTGCATATGATGTGGAAAACGAGGAGAAGGTCAAACTAGGGACGGCGCCACAGCACTGA